One genomic segment of Desulfomicrobium sp. ZS1 includes these proteins:
- the murG gene encoding undecaprenyldiphospho-muramoylpentapeptide beta-N-acetylglucosaminyltransferase — protein MKRLILTTGGTGGHIFPALAVAESVRAAVPGCEILFVGSERGPEGEWARAAGLPFAALPAQGVLGRGIKNAATAVWLGRSLYKSWRLLREFKPDVVLGLGGYAGFSCPLAASLMGIPSAIHEQNSVPGVTNRILARRVDRVLVSFADMEAAAFGGDNAVVTGNPVRAEIRSLRDERRMLGRNILIVGGSQGASALNGFVVRELDRLKELGLGIWHQTGKDEFEAIRDVYAEKYPAARVEPFISDMHEAYRFADLVICRAGATTIAELTVAGKPSILVPFPYATHDHQLKNARSLEKVGAALVIQQRQLEELNLSSVVGDLFQMPENLARMARAAREAGIPDAGDRVVAQLQDLASSKARRDKR, from the coding sequence ATGAAACGTTTGATCCTGACCACAGGCGGCACCGGAGGCCACATTTTCCCGGCGCTGGCCGTGGCGGAGTCCGTTCGCGCCGCAGTGCCAGGCTGCGAGATTCTGTTCGTGGGCTCAGAGCGCGGACCCGAAGGCGAATGGGCGCGGGCGGCTGGATTGCCTTTTGCGGCCTTGCCTGCCCAGGGCGTTCTGGGGCGCGGCATCAAAAACGCGGCCACGGCCGTGTGGCTGGGGCGCAGTCTCTATAAGTCCTGGCGGCTGCTGCGTGAGTTCAAGCCCGACGTGGTGCTGGGGCTGGGCGGATACGCGGGATTTTCCTGCCCCCTGGCGGCGAGCCTCATGGGCATCCCCTCGGCCATTCATGAGCAGAACAGCGTACCCGGGGTGACCAACCGGATTCTGGCGCGTCGCGTCGACCGCGTCCTGGTCAGCTTTGCTGACATGGAAGCCGCAGCCTTCGGCGGCGACAACGCCGTGGTCACCGGCAACCCCGTTCGGGCTGAGATTCGCTCTTTGCGCGACGAACGGCGCATGCTGGGACGCAATATTTTGATTGTGGGAGGCAGCCAGGGCGCTTCGGCCCTGAATGGTTTCGTGGTGCGTGAACTGGATCGGCTCAAAGAGCTGGGCCTTGGCATCTGGCATCAGACGGGAAAGGACGAATTTGAGGCCATTCGCGACGTTTACGCCGAAAAATATCCTGCGGCGCGCGTGGAGCCGTTCATCAGCGACATGCACGAGGCCTACCGCTTCGCCGATCTGGTCATTTGCCGAGCCGGGGCCACGACCATCGCCGAACTGACCGTCGCGGGAAAGCCGAGCATCCTGGTTCCTTTTCCCTATGCGACCCACGATCACCAGCTCAAGAACGCCCGCTCTTTGGAAAAGGTCGGGGCGGCGCTGGTCATTCAGCAGCGTCAATTGGAAGAATTGAATTTGTCCTCGGTGGTGGGTGATCTTTTTCAAATGCCGGAAAATCTGGCCAGAATGGCCCGGGCCGCCCGTGAAGCGGGTATCCCCGACGCCGGAGACCGGGTGGTGGCGCAATTGCAGGATTTGGCGTCGAGTAAAGCGCGGCGTGACAAACGGTGA